One genomic segment of Panicum virgatum strain AP13 chromosome 2N, P.virgatum_v5, whole genome shotgun sequence includes these proteins:
- the LOC120660277 gene encoding cytochrome P450 99A2-like: MELSAATLLFFFLLSLPILVTLLSRKSTPTSKKRRPPGPWNLPLIGSLLHFIKSHPPIVLRDLANKYGPVMFLRMGQVDTLVISSPAAAQEVLRDKDVIFASRPTIVASEVFCYGNLDVGFSPYGAYWRTLRKLCTVELLSAKMVRQFAPIRDNETLSLIRNIQAAGRGGQPVTNLASLLLACSNSITTKAAFGQVSSSELRDKFLSSIAVAMSFSGGFTVGDVFPSLRFIDVVTGLRRSMWRARHQLDDVYDKIIAGCEAQRGDDLLSVLLRIRDKGELEFPIGTTNIKAIILDMFVGGTETTSSAAEWIISELMRNPDVMVKAQAEVRRVFDKVSPQDHEAKIDELHYTKMVIKESMRLNPVVPLLVPHFCQETCEVGGYQVTKGTRVLINAWAMARSPEYWVDAEKFRPERFEDGMLDFKGSRFEYLPFGAGRRRCPGDTFGLAVLELIVARLLYYIDWSLPAGMQPGDIDMEMIVAATTRRKNPLPLVVSPYKVPMQG, translated from the exons ATGGAGCTAAGTGCAGCAacgctcctcttcttcttcctcctttccttgCCAATTCTTGTGACCTTGCTAAGCCGCAAATCAACTCCGACCTCCAAGAAGAGGCGGCCTCCTGGCCCGTGGAACCTCCCCTTGATTGGAAGCCTCCTCCACTTCATCAAGTCGCATCCGCCGATCGTTCTTCGGGACCTGGCCAACAAGTATGGCCCTGTGATGTTCCTCCGGATGGGCCAGGTTGACACTCTCGTGAtatcctcgccggcggcagcgcaggAGGTTCTCCGCGACAAGGATGTCATCTTCGCGTCGAGGCCGACCATCGTGGCTTCGGAGGTCTTCTGCTACGGAAACCTCGATGTCGGCTTCTCGCCATATGGCGCCTATTGGCGGACGCTGCGCAAGCTCTGCACGGTGGAGCTCCTCAGTGCAAAGATGGTGCGGCAGTTCGCACCCATCAGGGATAACGAGACGTTGTCCCTCATCAGAAATATCCAAGCTGCTGGCCGAGGTGGTCAGCCTGTGACCAATCTCGCGAGCCTGCTCCTAGCCTGCTCGAACTCCATCACGACAAAGGCGGCTTTCGGCCAGGTTTCCAGCAGCGAGCTCCGGGACAAGTTCCTGTCGTCGATTGCTGTGGCAATGAGCTTCAGCGGAGGCTTCACCGTTGGGGATGTCTTTCCATCGCTGCGCTTCATTGACGTCGTCACTGGGCTGAGGCGAAGCATGTGGCGAGCACGCCATCAGCTGGACGACGTCTATGACAAGATCATTGCTGGATGTGAGGCGCAGCGAGGTGATGACCTGTTGAGCGTCCTCCTCCGGATCAGGGACAAGGGGGAGCTGGAATTCCCCATCGGCACAACAAACATCAAGGCAATTATATTG GATATGTTCGTTGGAGGGACGGAGACGACGTCGTCAGCTGCAGAGTGGATCATCTCAGAACTCATGAGGAACCCAGATGTGATGGTCAAGGCACAGGCTGAGGTGCGACGAGTATTTGATAAAGTGAGCCCACAAGACCATGAAGCCAAGATCGACGAGCTGCACTACACTAAAATGGTGATCAAGGAGAGTATGAGGCTGAACCCAGTGGTGCCATTGCTGGTTCCCCATTTCTGTCAGGAGACCTGCGAGGTAGGTGGGTACCAAGTCACCAAGGGCACCAGGGTCCTGATCAACGCGTGGGCTATGGCAAGGAGCCCCGAGTATTGGGTTGACGCAGAGAAGTTCAGGCCGGAGAGGTTTGAGGATGGCATGCTTGACTTCAAAGGCTCTCGCTTCGAGTACTTGCCATTTGGGGCAGGGAGGAGAAGGTGCCCTGGTGATACTTTCGGGTTGGCTGTGTTAGAGCTCATTGTTGCACGCCTTCTCTACTACATCGACTGGAGCCTCCCAGCAGGGATGCAGCCTGGCGACATTGATATGGAAATGATCGTTGCTGCAACAACTAGGAGGAAGAACCCGCTGCCGCTAGTGGTATCACCATATAAGGTTCCCATGCAAGGCTGA